One Aliiroseovarius sediminilitoris DNA window includes the following coding sequences:
- the motA gene encoding flagellar motor stator protein MotA encodes MIGFVGIALIFVMVFGGYLAAGGKMGIIMKSLPFEFTMIGGAAAGAFVISNDMAAIKHTMKDIGKVFKGPKWQPGDYRDLLCLLFELIRQARQNAVALEEHVENPQDSAIFSRYPKILEDREAVDLICDTLRSATMNYDDPHQVEEVLEKRMDANLHHALHSSHALQTVADGLPALGIVAAVLGVIKTMGSIDQPPEILGKMIGGALVGTFLGVFLAYGLVGPFSTKVKTVVEEDAHFYQLIREVLVANLYNHSVNICIEVGRQNTPGHHRPSFTELEEALKEVKQVA; translated from the coding sequence ATGATCGGATTTGTTGGTATCGCATTGATCTTCGTGATGGTGTTTGGTGGCTATCTGGCCGCTGGCGGAAAGATGGGGATCATCATGAAATCCTTGCCGTTCGAGTTTACCATGATCGGCGGGGCGGCTGCCGGTGCATTCGTTATCTCGAACGATATGGCGGCAATCAAACACACAATGAAAGACATTGGAAAGGTCTTCAAAGGCCCGAAATGGCAGCCAGGCGATTATCGCGATCTTCTGTGCCTCTTGTTCGAACTGATCCGACAGGCCCGGCAAAACGCCGTCGCCCTTGAAGAACATGTCGAAAATCCGCAGGACAGTGCCATTTTCAGTCGCTACCCGAAGATCCTTGAAGATCGTGAGGCCGTGGATCTTATATGCGACACGCTCCGCTCGGCGACAATGAACTACGATGACCCTCACCAGGTCGAGGAAGTTCTTGAAAAACGGATGGACGCCAATCTACATCACGCACTGCATTCCAGTCACGCATTGCAAACCGTTGCCGACGGGTTGCCTGCCCTTGGCATTGTCGCGGCCGTTTTGGGGGTCATCAAGACGATGGGGTCAATTGACCAACCACCTGAAATCTTGGGAAAGATGATCGGTGGCGCTCTGGTTGGGACGTTTCTGGGCGTTTTTCTGGCCTACGGTTTGGTCGGGCCGTTTTCGACGAAGGTCAAAACCGTGGTCGAGGAAGACGCTCATTTCTATCAGCTGATCCGCGAGGTGCTGGTCGCCAACTTATACAATCATTCCGTCAATATCTGTATCGAGGTAGGCAGACAGAACACACCCGGGCACCACCGCCCCAGTTTCACCGAACTTGAGGAGGCCTTGAAAGAGGTCAAGCAGGTCGCCTGA
- a CDS encoding MotE family protein has translation MTLALLLATSGLVRLGGFGMAIADDVNNLLRGTSASHGEPAICTTETDIETVLKALQAREQTLVENETALDKRLKILSNAEDTLDEKLQALVTAEKALAATMAAANTAASDDLTRLTTLYENMKPKQAIPLFETMDPEFAAGFLSRMKPPIAAQILAGLDPQSAYAISVVFAGRNSDAPTN, from the coding sequence TTGACGCTGGCACTGCTGCTCGCGACATCGGGACTGGTCCGTTTGGGCGGGTTTGGCATGGCCATCGCGGATGACGTAAACAACCTGCTGCGCGGGACATCGGCCAGTCACGGGGAACCCGCCATCTGCACCACCGAAACGGATATCGAGACGGTTCTGAAAGCGCTTCAAGCCCGCGAACAGACACTTGTCGAAAACGAAACCGCTCTGGACAAGCGATTGAAAATTCTTTCGAACGCTGAAGACACCTTAGACGAAAAATTGCAGGCGCTGGTGACTGCCGAGAAGGCCCTGGCCGCCACAATGGCCGCCGCGAATACGGCAGCTTCTGATGATCTGACCCGCCTGACCACCCTTTACGAAAACATGAAGCCCAAACAAGCCATTCCGTTGTTCGAGACTATGGACCCGGAATTTGCCGCAGGCTTTCTGTCACGTATGAAACCACCCATCGCCGCACAGATATTGGCAGGCCTTGATCCACAATCCGCCTATGCCATCAGCGTTGTGTTTGCTGGTCGCAACTCGGATGCGCCGACAAACTAG
- a CDS encoding flagellar basal body-associated FliL family protein: protein MTDAVLTADTADESTKKKPRKGVLIGVILAIVLGGGGFFATYSGMIGGAGTKGETQKLVASVADLPTVAFVELEPLIISLGSSGKSRHLRFRGSLEVVPGYEADVSHLLPRVIDVLNAYLRAVDITVLEDPAALIELRAQMLRRVQLVTGEGRVRDLLILEFVLN from the coding sequence ATGACCGACGCCGTTCTGACAGCCGATACCGCCGATGAGTCGACAAAAAAGAAGCCCCGGAAAGGTGTGTTGATCGGAGTGATTCTGGCGATTGTCCTGGGTGGTGGCGGGTTTTTCGCGACATATTCGGGGATGATTGGCGGTGCAGGGACAAAAGGCGAAACACAGAAGCTTGTGGCTTCCGTAGCCGATTTGCCCACCGTGGCCTTTGTCGAGTTGGAACCGTTGATCATTTCGCTTGGGAGCTCCGGCAAGAGCCGCCACTTGCGGTTTCGTGGGTCGCTGGAAGTTGTGCCGGGGTATGAAGCGGATGTCTCCCATCTTCTACCGCGCGTGATTGACGTACTCAACGCCTACCTTCGGGCGGTTGACATTACGGTGCTGGAAGACCCGGCGGCCCTGATCGAACTTCGCGCGCAAATGCTGCGACGCGTGCAATTGGTCACGGGCGAAGGACGCGTGCGCGACCTTCTGATCCTCGAATTCGTCCTTAATTGA
- the fliF gene encoding flagellar basal-body MS-ring/collar protein FliF — translation MQQIASIWVSLDMRKRIIVVASTLAMFVAVIGLSRMATSTQMTLLYAGLESGAAGEVVKALEARGVVYDIRGGSIFVDTSQRDSLRMTLASEGLPANGGKGYELLDGLSGFGTTSQMFDAAYWRAKEGELARTIVASPLIQNARVHIANTSTQMFRQRNEPSASVTVTTASGALPGGQAKALKFLVASAVPGLLPERVSVIDSRGGLIAAGDEKTDLPSLASDRALILKQNVERLIEARVGFGNAVVELNLETVTEQESVRERRFDPETRVAVSTDTLETSNSAKDSEGAGVTVASNLPDGDAAASGNSSSNTSETRERINYEVSETTREVITAPGAIKRLTVAVLIDGIRTINDAGNEVWSARSADELASLRELVAGAVGFDEARGDQITIKSLEFEPVPTVGSAPVSGLLSGLTIDVMSLVKVFALAVVALVLGLFVLRPILASRPAEIATETATASASAAIAPPPSAAPGSTDASTLPAVVDTPARGEIVPADLSEMTGPDPVERLRNLIAERQSDTVEILRGWMEEDEEVAR, via the coding sequence TTGCAGCAGATCGCCTCGATATGGGTCAGCTTGGATATGCGGAAACGCATCATCGTGGTGGCCTCGACACTCGCGATGTTCGTTGCCGTGATCGGATTGTCCCGCATGGCGACTTCGACACAAATGACGTTGCTTTATGCGGGTCTGGAAAGCGGTGCTGCGGGAGAAGTCGTCAAGGCACTTGAGGCGCGCGGGGTTGTTTATGACATCCGCGGCGGGTCGATCTTCGTCGACACCTCGCAGCGTGACAGTCTGCGCATGACCTTGGCCAGCGAAGGTCTGCCAGCAAATGGCGGAAAAGGGTATGAACTGCTGGATGGTCTGAGCGGGTTTGGCACCACGTCACAGATGTTCGACGCCGCCTACTGGCGCGCGAAAGAGGGGGAGTTGGCACGAACCATCGTGGCAAGCCCGCTGATCCAGAATGCTCGAGTTCATATTGCAAATACGTCGACCCAGATGTTTCGCCAGCGCAACGAGCCATCGGCCTCGGTGACGGTGACAACGGCCAGCGGCGCGTTGCCAGGGGGGCAGGCAAAAGCCCTGAAGTTTCTTGTGGCGTCTGCCGTGCCCGGGCTGCTGCCGGAAAGGGTTTCGGTCATCGACAGTCGGGGGGGATTGATCGCAGCAGGGGATGAGAAAACTGACCTTCCCAGCCTTGCCTCTGATCGCGCGCTGATCCTGAAGCAGAACGTGGAGCGGTTGATAGAAGCACGCGTCGGGTTTGGGAACGCCGTGGTTGAGTTGAATCTGGAAACCGTGACCGAACAGGAATCAGTGAGAGAGCGCCGATTTGATCCCGAGACACGCGTCGCCGTGTCGACCGACACGCTTGAGACGTCGAACTCGGCCAAGGATAGCGAAGGCGCGGGTGTAACCGTGGCGTCGAACTTGCCCGATGGGGATGCGGCAGCCAGCGGCAATTCGTCGTCAAACACTTCCGAGACGCGCGAGCGTATCAACTACGAAGTGTCGGAAACCACCCGTGAGGTGATTACCGCGCCGGGCGCGATCAAGCGGTTGACTGTGGCGGTGCTGATTGACGGGATCAGAACTATAAATGACGCAGGGAACGAGGTATGGAGCGCCCGTAGTGCCGATGAGCTTGCCAGCCTGCGCGAACTTGTAGCGGGCGCGGTCGGCTTCGACGAAGCGCGTGGCGATCAGATCACGATCAAGTCGTTGGAATTCGAACCCGTGCCGACTGTCGGCAGTGCACCTGTCAGCGGGCTTCTGTCCGGTTTGACCATCGATGTAATGTCACTGGTCAAGGTCTTTGCTCTTGCGGTGGTCGCGCTGGTTCTTGGCCTGTTCGTGCTGCGCCCGATTCTAGCCTCTCGCCCGGCGGAGATCGCGACCGAGACCGCAACCGCAAGCGCGTCTGCAGCCATAGCGCCGCCGCCATCCGCCGCGCCGGGGTCAACCGATGCGTCCACCCTTCCCGCCGTGGTCGACACACCCGCGAGGGGTGAAATCGTTCCGGCAGATCTGTCGGAAATGACCGGTCCAGATCCAGTTGAGAGGTTGCGCAATCTGATCGCAGAGCGTCAGTCCGATACCGTTGAAATCCTGCGTGGCTGGATGGAAGAAGATGAAGAGGTCGCGCGATGA
- a CDS encoding FliH/SctL family protein — MNKPLVLEDFEQSDLSVSHPGIRSVAEAELEKIRLTSYEAGYSAGWDDAVKEANVDKDRIEAEFARNLEDLGFTFHEARSHVLGSLEPLLRTIVDTLLPEVMRDALGQVINDEIMPLAAQAADTPIEVRVSSGSRKVLDHLMDRVTATPLQVFEDDTLPEGQVFLRSSSSERCIDLTSALARIKGAVTALYDINEKAFEHG; from the coding sequence ATGAACAAGCCTCTTGTCTTGGAAGATTTCGAACAATCCGATCTGTCTGTTTCACATCCCGGCATCCGTTCTGTCGCCGAGGCTGAACTGGAAAAAATCCGGCTGACGTCATACGAGGCCGGGTACAGCGCGGGTTGGGACGACGCAGTGAAAGAAGCGAATGTCGACAAGGATCGCATCGAAGCCGAGTTCGCCCGCAACCTGGAAGACCTGGGATTCACGTTCCACGAGGCAAGAAGTCACGTCTTGGGCTCGCTTGAACCCCTGTTGCGCACCATTGTCGACACGCTGCTGCCCGAAGTCATGCGGGACGCACTGGGCCAGGTTATCAACGATGAAATCATGCCATTGGCGGCGCAAGCGGCGGATACCCCGATCGAGGTGCGTGTTTCCTCTGGCAGCCGAAAGGTTCTGGATCATCTGATGGATCGCGTCACAGCGACACCATTGCAGGTGTTTGAAGATGACACGTTACCGGAAGGTCAGGTGTTCCTGCGGTCGTCATCATCCGAGCGCTGCATTGATCTGACATCGGCTCTGGCACGGATCAAGGGCGCGGTTACAGCACTGTATGACATCAACGAAAAGGCTTTTGAACATGGCTGA
- a CDS encoding FliM/FliN family flagellar motor switch protein translates to MADHPSSPDPGTAANPFVQVPIEITISVGRARPTVKELLHLTQDTVLPLDKRIEDPVELYVGDKLIARGELEEMEGDPQGRLAVRLTEVADLKSDL, encoded by the coding sequence ATGGCTGACCACCCGTCCTCGCCCGACCCCGGCACTGCCGCAAATCCCTTCGTGCAAGTCCCGATTGAGATTACAATCTCGGTTGGCCGCGCACGGCCCACGGTGAAAGAACTGCTGCACCTGACACAAGATACCGTGCTGCCGCTTGACAAACGGATCGAGGATCCGGTTGAGCTTTATGTTGGTGACAAACTGATCGCGCGCGGCGAGTTGGAAGAGATGGAGGGAGACCCGCAAGGACGTCTTGCCGTCCGTTTGACCGAAGTTGCAGATCTGAAATCCGACCTATGA
- the fliP gene encoding flagellar type III secretion system pore protein FliP (The bacterial flagellar biogenesis protein FliP forms a type III secretion system (T3SS)-type pore required for flagellar assembly.), which translates to MTVRRLGQPGRCLAVVVAIVAILIGTAGMAGAQDITLSLGDEGSLATRTIQVFVLVTVLSLVPGLAIMVTCFPFIVTVLSILRQAIGLQQSPPNMLIVSLALFLTYFIMEPVFVEAWASGGKPFSDGALELEPAFMAAIDPFRVFMAARIDPETFAHLAALREQTADVVVGNEAPLSLLVPSFLLSEIERAFQIGFLVFLPFLVIDLVVAAILMSMGMMMVPPAIVSLPFKLAFFVVADGWTLISGALVRSYF; encoded by the coding sequence ATGACCGTTCGCCGGTTGGGTCAACCAGGGCGATGTCTTGCGGTCGTGGTTGCCATCGTGGCGATCCTGATCGGCACAGCTGGCATGGCTGGGGCACAGGACATCACCCTATCTCTCGGGGATGAAGGGTCGCTGGCGACACGGACCATTCAGGTGTTTGTTCTGGTGACTGTGCTGAGCCTTGTGCCGGGGCTGGCCATCATGGTCACGTGCTTTCCCTTTATTGTGACGGTCCTGTCCATTCTGAGGCAGGCGATTGGATTGCAGCAATCGCCCCCGAACATGTTGATCGTCAGTCTGGCGTTGTTTCTGACCTATTTCATCATGGAGCCGGTGTTTGTCGAAGCCTGGGCTTCGGGCGGTAAACCTTTTTCCGACGGTGCGCTTGAGCTTGAGCCGGCCTTCATGGCCGCGATTGACCCGTTCCGTGTTTTCATGGCTGCGCGCATTGACCCCGAGACTTTTGCCCATCTGGCAGCGCTGCGCGAACAGACCGCCGATGTTGTTGTCGGCAACGAAGCACCTCTGTCTCTGTTGGTGCCCTCGTTTCTACTGTCGGAAATCGAACGGGCCTTCCAGATCGGGTTCCTGGTCTTCCTGCCGTTTCTAGTTATCGACCTGGTGGTTGCCGCGATCCTGATGTCGATGGGTATGATGATGGTGCCGCCGGCGATTGTATCATTGCCGTTCAAGCTGGCCTTCTTTGTGGTTGCAGACGGTTGGACGCTGATATCCGGCGCGCTGGTCAGAAGCTATTTCTGA
- a CDS encoding alpha-hydroxy acid oxidase codes for MPVITEIEDLRRIYARRVPRMFYDYAESGSWSEQTFRENSSDFDKLYFRQRVAVDMDNRSTRSTMIGQDVAMPVALAPVGLTGMQCADGEIKAARAAENFGVPFTLSTMSICSIEDVAEHTNTPFWFQVYTLKDDDYMQRLFDRARAAKCSAIVITVDLQVLGQRHKDLKNGLSAPPKLTPASIANMMTKVQWGLGMLGTQRRFFGNIVGHAKGVTDPSSLSAWTAEAFDPSLNWDRIRQFKKMWGGPIIIKGIIEPEDAVQALNVGADAIIVSNHGGRQLDGALSSIRALPSVLDAVGDKIEVHLDSGIRSGQDALKAIAMGAKGTYIGRAYTYGLGAMGEEGVTKALEVIHNELDISMAFCGHTDINTVDRSILHIPRGFSGDWEA; via the coding sequence ATGCCAGTCATCACCGAAATCGAAGACCTTCGCCGTATCTACGCCAGAAGGGTTCCAAGGATGTTCTATGACTATGCCGAAAGCGGCAGTTGGTCAGAACAGACGTTCCGCGAAAACAGCTCGGATTTCGACAAGCTCTATTTTCGTCAACGCGTTGCGGTAGACATGGACAACCGATCCACGCGATCCACCATGATCGGACAAGACGTGGCAATGCCCGTGGCCCTTGCGCCGGTTGGGCTGACCGGGATGCAATGCGCAGATGGCGAGATCAAGGCCGCCCGCGCCGCCGAAAACTTTGGTGTGCCCTTCACACTATCCACCATGTCGATTTGCTCTATCGAGGATGTGGCCGAACACACGAATACCCCCTTCTGGTTTCAGGTCTATACGTTGAAAGACGATGACTATATGCAGCGCCTGTTTGATCGCGCCCGCGCCGCAAAATGCTCTGCTATCGTGATCACGGTGGATTTGCAGGTTCTGGGGCAGCGCCACAAGGATCTGAAAAACGGGCTTTCAGCTCCGCCCAAACTGACCCCCGCATCGATCGCGAACATGATGACCAAGGTGCAATGGGGACTGGGCATGCTGGGCACCCAGCGGCGATTTTTTGGCAACATCGTCGGCCATGCGAAGGGCGTGACCGATCCGTCCTCGCTCAGCGCATGGACAGCTGAGGCATTCGATCCGTCACTGAATTGGGACCGTATCCGCCAATTCAAAAAGATGTGGGGCGGGCCGATCATCATCAAGGGCATCATTGAACCGGAAGATGCGGTTCAGGCCCTGAATGTGGGCGCCGATGCCATCATCGTGTCCAACCACGGGGGACGACAATTGGATGGTGCGCTCAGTTCAATCCGCGCGTTGCCGTCGGTGCTTGATGCGGTGGGCGACAAGATCGAAGTGCATTTGGACAGCGGTATCCGTTCGGGCCAGGACGCGCTCAAGGCAATCGCTATGGGGGCGAAGGGCACCTATATAGGCCGCGCTTATACCTACGGACTGGGTGCGATGGGCGAGGAAGGTGTGACCAAGGCGCTTGAAGTGATCCACAATGAATTGGACATCTCGATGGCGTTCTGTGGTCACACCGACATCAACACGGTCGACCGCTCTATCTTGCATATACCTAGGGGGTTCTCGGGCGACTGGGAGGCATGA
- a CDS encoding Hint domain-containing protein, whose amino-acid sequence METGFNGTFVISWSQTEVDGMPAAPVTSLGVGSNWRWTGSPLRVDGPRELRDLESASGEQDQRRRAAHSVYKLVGAAIDPSRPFGSHSVNSHQLNMGFEVTDGHASYVATLINGADDQVLLMFAGEMPPANTDFWVVRASMRPTPQNQLIEQPAGVICFAPSTRLRTHSGEVCVEDLCEGDELQTRDNGTQKVLWIGTKRITGARMFAMPTLRPIRLRAGAIRSGQPDADLIVSGQHQILLNGKRARELFNEDEVLISARDLVDERRVVVDYTIREITYYHVLLENHEVVWANGVPAESFHPANADLETLDPEQRSRLVAMFPQLDFDPMAYGGFARRSLNRGEAAILRGEIA is encoded by the coding sequence ATGGAAACGGGCTTTAATGGCACGTTTGTCATCTCATGGTCGCAGACAGAAGTGGACGGAATGCCGGCGGCACCGGTTACGTCGCTTGGCGTGGGGTCGAATTGGCGCTGGACGGGATCACCGTTGCGCGTCGACGGACCACGCGAACTTCGCGATCTTGAGAGCGCAAGCGGAGAACAGGACCAGCGCAGACGTGCAGCGCACAGTGTATACAAACTGGTCGGGGCAGCGATCGACCCCTCACGACCATTTGGATCGCATTCGGTCAACAGTCATCAACTGAATATGGGGTTCGAGGTCACAGACGGCCACGCAAGCTATGTCGCGACCTTGATCAACGGTGCGGATGATCAGGTGCTTCTGATGTTCGCGGGCGAAATGCCCCCGGCAAATACAGATTTTTGGGTGGTGCGTGCCAGTATGAGGCCAACGCCGCAAAACCAATTGATTGAACAGCCGGCAGGTGTCATCTGTTTTGCCCCCAGCACTCGATTGCGCACCCATAGCGGTGAAGTCTGCGTGGAAGATCTGTGCGAAGGCGATGAGCTGCAAACCCGCGACAATGGCACCCAGAAAGTCCTCTGGATCGGCACCAAGCGCATTACCGGTGCGCGCATGTTTGCAATGCCGACACTGCGCCCGATCCGGTTGCGCGCCGGTGCTATTCGGTCCGGTCAGCCGGATGCGGACCTGATTGTTTCGGGTCAACATCAGATATTGCTGAACGGAAAACGCGCGCGGGAACTGTTCAACGAAGACGAGGTGCTGATCTCGGCGCGCGATCTGGTCGATGAACGGCGCGTGGTGGTCGACTATACGATCCGCGAAATCACGTATTATCATGTGCTCCTGGAAAATCACGAGGTCGTCTGGGCCAACGGCGTTCCGGCAGAAAGTTTCCATCCTGCGAACGCGGATCTGGAGACGTTGGATCCTGAACAGCGCAGCCGTCTGGTCGCGATGTTCCCGCAACTGGACTTCGATCCCATGGCCTATGGCGGATTTGCCCGCCGCAGCTTGAACCGGGGCGAGGCCGCGATTTTACGCGGAGAAATCGCCTGA
- the rpsD gene encoding 30S ribosomal protein S4 — MTKRTSAKYKIDRRMGENIWGRPKSPVNRREYGPGQHGQRRKGKLSDFGLQLRAKQKLKGYYGDLTEKQFRRIYGEAERVKGDTGENLIGLLERRLDAVVYRAKFVPTVFAARQFVNHGHVRVNGKKVNIPSYRVQEGDVIEVRDRSKQMAAILEAVQLPERDVPDYLDVDHSKLTATFTRTPGLSDVPYPVVMEPNLVVEFYAKN; from the coding sequence GTGACCAAACGCACGTCTGCCAAGTACAAAATCGATCGCCGCATGGGCGAAAATATCTGGGGTCGCCCCAAGTCGCCGGTCAACCGTCGTGAGTACGGCCCCGGCCAGCACGGCCAGCGCCGCAAGGGCAAGCTGTCGGATTTCGGACTGCAACTGCGCGCCAAGCAAAAGCTGAAAGGCTACTATGGCGACCTGACCGAAAAACAATTCCGCCGCATCTATGGTGAAGCCGAGCGTGTCAAAGGCGACACCGGTGAAAACCTGATCGGCCTGCTGGAGCGCCGTCTGGACGCTGTTGTCTACCGCGCCAAATTTGTGCCGACGGTCTTTGCCGCCCGTCAGTTCGTGAACCACGGCCACGTGCGTGTGAACGGCAAGAAAGTGAACATCCCGTCCTATCGTGTGCAAGAAGGCGACGTGATCGAAGTGCGTGACCGTTCAAAGCAAATGGCCGCCATTCTGGAAGCCGTGCAACTGCCCGAGCGTGACGTGCCGGATTATCTGGATGTTGACCATTCGAAACTGACCGCCACTTTCACCCGGACGCCCGGCCTGTCGGACGTGCCGTATCCGGTCGTGATGGAACCGAACCTGGTCGTCGAATTCTACGCGAAGAACTAA
- the hisC gene encoding histidinol-phosphate transaminase, producing the protein MTKIEPQPGIMQIKPYVGGASSVEGVANVIKLSSNENPFGPSPDAIEAFQRAGRELHRYPNTDHASLRAAIGELHKLDPDRIICGVGSDEVITFLCQCYSGPGTEVIYTEHGFSMYRISALAAGATPVKVPERERMVDVDEILKAVTEQTSLVFVTNPGNPTGTMVSQAELARLARELPDHVLLVLDGAYVEYVDGFDGGARLVNKYDNVFMTRTFSKMYGLGGLRIGWGYGAAEVIDVLNRVRGPFNLSMAQQAAAEAALQDRDHVARCLSENTRLRSWLAEALAELGVPSDTSCANFILARFASAEEATDCNAFLQEQGIIVRMVAGYGLPHCLRITIGDEASCRRVAHMIGRFKGGVPGSKLMLLEEDRLDDEAAS; encoded by the coding sequence ATGACAAAGATCGAACCTCAACCGGGGATCATGCAAATCAAGCCCTATGTGGGTGGCGCGTCCAGTGTTGAGGGCGTCGCGAACGTGATCAAGCTCAGCTCGAATGAGAACCCGTTCGGGCCAAGCCCCGACGCCATCGAAGCGTTTCAGCGGGCGGGGCGCGAACTGCACCGCTATCCCAACACCGATCACGCATCTTTGCGCGCAGCCATTGGCGAGCTTCACAAGCTGGACCCGGACCGTATCATTTGCGGTGTCGGATCGGACGAGGTCATCACCTTCCTGTGTCAATGCTACTCTGGTCCGGGGACCGAGGTGATCTATACCGAACACGGGTTTTCGATGTACAGGATATCGGCCCTGGCGGCGGGAGCCACACCGGTGAAGGTGCCCGAACGTGAACGAATGGTCGATGTCGATGAGATATTGAAAGCAGTCACCGAGCAGACGAGCCTTGTGTTTGTGACCAATCCGGGCAACCCGACGGGCACCATGGTCAGCCAGGCCGAGCTGGCGCGCCTGGCGCGCGAACTGCCTGATCACGTGTTGCTGGTTCTGGATGGTGCCTATGTGGAATATGTCGACGGGTTTGATGGCGGTGCGCGTCTGGTCAACAAATACGACAACGTATTCATGACTCGGACATTTTCAAAGATGTATGGGCTTGGCGGATTGCGGATCGGCTGGGGCTATGGCGCAGCCGAGGTGATTGACGTGCTGAATCGCGTGCGGGGGCCGTTCAACCTATCGATGGCACAACAAGCCGCCGCTGAAGCCGCCTTGCAGGACCGAGACCATGTTGCCCGCTGCCTGTCGGAAAACACGCGCCTTCGGTCGTGGCTGGCTGAAGCGCTGGCCGAACTGGGGGTGCCATCAGACACCTCATGTGCCAACTTCATCCTCGCCCGCTTTGCCAGCGCCGAAGAGGCCACGGACTGCAACGCTTTCCTGCAGGAACAAGGGATTATCGTGCGGATGGTGGCAGGCTACGGTTTGCCGCATTGTCTGCGCATCACCATCGGTGATGAAGCCTCGTGCCGCAGGGTGGCGCATATGATCGGGCGCTTCAAAGGTGGTGTTCCCGGGTCAAAGCTGATGCTGCTTGAGGAAGACCGGCTGGATGATGAGGCGGCGTCATGA
- a CDS encoding prephenate/arogenate dehydrogenase family protein: MSVLYNRVALIGLGLIASSMAHAMRRAGLAGEIVGTARSAETRDIARELGFCDRIVDTAVLAVEGADLVVLAVPVGAMGAVAAEIAPHLQPGATVTDVGSVKRAVIETVAPHLPDHVHFIPGHPLAGTEHSGPRSGFAELFDNRWNILIPNGADEAATEKLIDLWKGMGANVETMDADHHDLVLSVTSHTPHLIAYTMVGVADDLSRVTDSEVIKFSAAGFRDFTRIAASDPTMWRDVFLANKDATLEILGRFTEELFALQRAIRIGDGEALFDYFTRTRAIRRGIIEAGQDTDAPDFGRTGKHK; the protein is encoded by the coding sequence ATGAGTGTGCTCTACAACCGGGTCGCCCTGATCGGGCTTGGCCTGATCGCCTCGTCTATGGCGCATGCGATGCGTCGTGCGGGGCTGGCAGGTGAGATCGTCGGCACCGCCCGGTCTGCCGAGACCCGCGACATTGCCCGCGAACTTGGCTTTTGTGATCGCATTGTCGACACTGCCGTTCTGGCGGTCGAAGGCGCGGATCTGGTCGTTTTGGCTGTTCCTGTGGGCGCAATGGGGGCAGTGGCGGCAGAGATAGCGCCGCATTTGCAACCCGGTGCGACGGTAACGGATGTCGGGTCTGTGAAACGCGCGGTTATCGAAACGGTTGCCCCTCATTTGCCCGATCATGTGCATTTCATACCCGGCCACCCCTTGGCGGGGACGGAACATAGCGGCCCCCGGTCGGGATTTGCCGAGCTTTTCGACAACCGTTGGAACATTCTGATCCCCAATGGTGCGGATGAGGCGGCGACGGAGAAGCTGATTGATCTGTGGAAGGGAATGGGCGCGAATGTCGAAACGATGGATGCCGACCACCATGATCTGGTGTTGTCCGTGACCAGCCATACCCCGCACCTGATTGCCTATACCATGGTGGGTGTCGCCGATGACCTGTCGCGCGTCACGGACAGCGAGGTGATCAAGTTTTCAGCGGCGGGTTTTCGCGACTTCACGCGGATTGCGGCCTCGGACCCGACCATGTGGCGGGACGTGTTTTTAGCCAATAAAGACGCCACGTTAGAAATACTTGGCCGCTTTACAGAAGAGCTTTTTGCCTTGCAACGCGCGATCCGCATTGGGGACGGCGAGGCATTGTTCGACTATTTCACTCGAACCCGGGCGATCCGTCGTGGTATCATCGAAGCCGGACAGGACACGGACGCGCCCGATTTCGGACGGACGGGCAAACACAAGTGA